Genomic window (Gammaproteobacteria bacterium):
CGGTTGAATGGCATCAAATCGAACGACAACTTGCCGAATTGGACTATTGGAAGCAGCTGCTTGAGCAGGCGAATCAGCCCACGATTTTGCCCACCGAAGTCTCAGAACACCTCGCGCACCTTGTCTCAGCCACATATGATGCCCCATGGGGACAAACCATTCTGGACGATGAAGATTTTCTCCGTCTGTCTGTGACCAAAGGCAGCCTCACAGAAGAAGAACGCCAGGAAATTCAGTCGCATGTGTTGCATTCTCTTGCCTACCTTCGAGAAATTCCATGGACCCCGGAACTTTCTGCCATTCCGGATATTGCCGCCGCGCATCACGAAAAACTCGACGGCAGCGGCTATCCCTTTGGCCTTCGAGGAGACGCCATCCCACTCCAGTCACGCATGATGACAATCGCTGACATCTATGATGCCTTGACGGCTCGCGATCGCCCATACAAAGCAGCCGTTCCCATTGACAAGGCGCTTGATATTTTGATGGCGGAAGCTGACCGTGGCCTCATCGATCAACGTCTATTGCGGATTTTTATCGAATCTCGCGCCTATCAGGCAAGCCATCCAGATGCCTATGGCCAGGAGTCGTAGACAATGGTGCGTCGACTCTTGACCAAGCACTTCATCATTGCCGCCGCACTCACCACCATCCTCTTTTATTTTCCTGGCACAGAGCGATTCGACTGGTTAGTCAACGACTTTGTCACCCGAGTCATTGCACACAACAGTTTGCCTGATCCAGATATTGTCGTCATCGATATCGACGATGCCTCGCTTGAACAACTCGCGAATCAGCTGGGCCACTGGCCCTGGCCGCGCTCAGCACATGCCATGGTCCTTGAGGCTTTGCATGCCGCTGGAGCACGCACTGTCGTTTTCGATATTCTGCTTTCTGAACCCGACATTTATCGGCCAGATTCCGACGCCCATTTTGCTGAAGTACTCGACCAAACAGCGCCAAATTTTTTAGCGTCACTCCTGTTGCCCACATCAGCTCCGACCA
Coding sequences:
- a CDS encoding GAF domain-containing protein; this encodes TGYRTRDMVAIPMHNHRDEIIGVLQLLNSTNQDEGFPDEVIEHLQVLASQAAVAIENSQLMQDIERLFEGFVLASVKAIEARDPVTSGHSFRVADYTLALAQALPHSTEFREVKWRDDQLKELRYAALLHDFGKVGVREHVLLKAQKLPPGRLELLLLRIDWLQEHLQRRYWQQKAHGAPVEWHQIERQLAELDYWKQLLEQANQPTILPTEVSEHLAHLVSATYDAPWGQTILDDEDFLRLSVTKGSLTEEERQEIQSHVLHSLAYLREIPWTPELSAIPDIAAAHHEKLDGSGYPFGLRGDAIPLQSRMMTIADIYDALTARDRPYKAAVPIDKALDILMAEADRGLIDQRLLRIFIESRAYQASHPDAYGQES